In a single window of the Perca flavescens isolate YP-PL-M2 chromosome 18, PFLA_1.0, whole genome shotgun sequence genome:
- the LOC114572861 gene encoding toll-like receptor 5 yields the protein MWTLGLHVVVICVFLQVPGCFPSCLIIGSVANCGSMNLRWVPPLPPHITHLYLDLNHISEINSTSLTGLEELQELDLGGQRVRLVIRNNAFSGQRRLRKLVLGFNVGLQLEPQAFAGLSGLQNLYLDYCSLHESILQENYLEPLSSLETLDLFGNQIRRLQPSMFFVNMTKFTVLNLKLNNIDRICESDLVGFQGKNFKVLNLDSVHLNLMSDEHFDWQKCGNPFSGMSFQTLDLSSIGFNVGHIKQLFKAIKGTKISHLKLSGHIGKGFSFNNLPDPDRSMFEGLNDSSVHTLDLSKNRIFALQQGFFSLLKDVAIIDVSQNKVNQIHRNAFEGLQGHLQTLNLSHNLLGEIRSYTFASLINLRVLDLSYNHIGVLGVGSFSGLPKLKALYLTGNSLQNIGFPASLPSLDYLLLNDNKLSSVSGLTTFAHITHLNIQDNRLTNLGDLYTILFLLGHLQHLSYGGNAVRRCWLSGQPSKLGLNNVQTLDLHSCSLQSVWSQGRCLNLFDNLGHVISLNLSFNALKSLPPGIFKSLTSVVEMDLSSNSLTYLQPDVLPKCLKVLNLSNNFIGSPDPSAFRSLSALDLKMNRFHCNSYLKSFLTWLNKTNVTFLSPVEELRCEFPPAFYNVPLVRFVAH from the exons ATGTGGACGCTGGGTCTTCACGTggttgtcatctgtgttttcctacAG GTGCCGGGTTGTTTTCCATCTTGCCTCATTATTGGCTCTGTAGCCAACTGTGGCTCCATGAACCTCCGCTGggttcctcctctccctccccacATCACCCACCTGTACCTGGATTTGAACCACATCAGTGAGATCAACTCCACCTCCCTGACTGGcctggaggagctgcaggagCTGGACCTTGGAGGACAGCGTGTCCGTCTTGTGATCAGGAACAACGCCTTCAGCGGGCAAAGACGCCTGAGGAAGCTGGTGCTCGGCTTCAACGTCGGCCTTCAACTGGAGCCGCAGGCCTTCGCGGGACTGTCCGGTTTGCAGAATCTCTACCTGGATTACTGTTCGCTTCATGAGTCCATACTTCAGGAGAACTATCTGGAGCCACTGTCCTCCTTAGAGACTCTTGACCTCTTTGGTAACCAGATAAGGAGACTCCAGCCTTCAATGTTCTTTGTGAACATGACTAAATTTACAGTTTTGAATCTCAAGCTGAACAATATTGACAGAATATGTGAGTCTGATCTGGTTGGTTTTCAGGGAAAGAACTTCAAGGTTCTGAACTTGGACTCTGTTCACCTTAACCTCATGTCCGATGAACATTTTGACTGGCAGAAATGTGGGAATCCTTTCAGCGGAATGTCCTTTCAGACACTCGACCTGTCCAGCATTGGGTTTAATGTGGGTCATATTAAGCAGCTTTTCAAAGCCATTAAGGGGACTAAGATCTCCCATCTCAAACTGTCAGGACACATAGGTAAAGGATTTTCATTCAATAATCTCCCTGATCCAGACCGCAGTATGTTTGAGGGTCTGAATGACAGTTCAGTCCACACTTTGGATCTGTCTAAAAACAGGATATTTGCATTGCAACAGGGTTTTTTTAGTCTGCTGAAAGACGTCGCAATCATTGATGTTTCCCAGAACAAAGTGAATCAGATCCACAGAAATGCCTTTGAAGGTCTTCAGGGACATTTACAAACACTCAACCTGTCACACAACCTGCTCGGGGAAATCCGTTCTTACACTTTTGCTTCTCTGATAAACCTGCGAGTGTTAGACCTGTCTTACAATCACATTGGTGTTCTGGGTGTCGGCTCATTTAGTGGACTTCCCAAATTAAAAGCTTTGTATCTAACAGGAAACTCTTTGCAAAACATTGGCTTCCCTGCATCTCTCCCAAGCTTAGATTATCTCCTGTTGAATGACAATAAGCTCTCGTCAGTGAGCGGACTCACAACCTTTGCACATATTACACATCTGAACATTCAGGACAACAGATTAACAAACCTGGGGGATTTGTACACCATTTTGTTTCTACTGGGACACCTCCAGCATCTCTCCTATGGAGGAAACGCAGTCAGGCGGTGCTGGCTCAGTGGACAACCTTCCAAACTTGGTTTGAATAATGTCCAAACTCTGGATCTTCACAGCTGCTCCCTGCAGTCTGTCTGGTCTCAGGGGAGATGCCTGAATCTGTTTGACAATCTTGGACATGTGATTAGTCTCAACTTGAGCTTTAACGCGCTGAAGTCTCTTCCTCCGGGAATTTTCAAGAGCCTCACCTCAGTAGTGGAAATGGATCTCTCATCCAACAGCTTGACGTACCTTCAGCCTGATGTATTACCCAAATGTCTCAAAGTACTCAACCTCTCCAACAACTTCATAGGCTCCCCCGACCCCAGCGCTTTTCGCTCTCTCAGCGCCCTCGACCTGAAAATGAACCGATTTCACTGCAATTCATACCTGAAGAGCTTCCTGACTTGGCTGAACAAGACCAACGTGACCTTCCTGAGTCCTGTTGAGGAGCTCAGATGTGAATTTCCCCCTGCTTTCTATAATGTTCCTCTTGTTAGATTTGTAGCACACTAG